Proteins co-encoded in one Oncorhynchus kisutch isolate 150728-3 linkage group LG1, Okis_V2, whole genome shotgun sequence genomic window:
- the LOC109899461 gene encoding 40S ribosomal protein S23, translating into MGKCRGLRTARKLRNHRREQRWHDKQYKKAHLGTALKANPFGGASHAKGIVLEKVGVEAKQPNSAIRKCVRVQLIKNGKKITAFVPNDGCLNFIEENDEVLVAGFGRKGHAVGDIPGVRFKVVKVANVSLLALYKGKKERPRS; encoded by the exons ATGG GAAAGTGTCGTGGTCTGCGTACAGCCAGAAAGCTGCGTAACCACCGTCGTGAGCAGAGATGGCACGATAAACAGTACAAAAAGGCCCATCTCGGCACTGCCCTGAAGGCTAACCCCTTCGGAGGCGCTTCCCACGCCAAGGGAATTGTACTTGAGAAAGT TGGTGTTGAAGCTAAGCAACCCAACTCCGCCATTAGGAAGTGTGTCAGGGTCCAGCTCATCAAGAACGGCAAGAAGATCACTGCCTTTGTCCCCAATGATGGTTGCTTGAACTTCATCGAG GAAAATGACGAGGTTCTTGTGGCAGGATTCGGGCGTAAGGGACACGCCGTCGGTGATATCCCTGGTGTACGTTTCAAGGTGGTCAAAGTGGCTAACGTCTCCCTGCTGGCCCTCTACAAAGGCAAGAAGGAGAGACCCAGATCTTAG